A stretch of the Planktothrix serta PCC 8927 genome encodes the following:
- a CDS encoding non-ribosomal peptide synthetase, whose translation MPLKAQIEDIFPLTPLQKGLLFHSLYEPESGIYFEQFHCRLEGDVSVSAVRQAWQTLVNRHPILRTAIITKGQTEPVQVVFRELVFNILEEDWRGLNNSAQATRFTEFLEADRRKGFILNRPPLMRVTLIRLAQDSWHLVWSHHHLILDGWSWPLLLREFLMLHKAKRENVEISLPNIRPYGDFLAWLKQKNPQDSEAFWHQYMDGFESATPLLMISKTKPEGAFLKGEIKQLLASEVTELLQKLAQNCRITLNTVIQGAWAILLNRYSRNQDLVYGITVAGRPPELPGVEGMIGPFINTLPLRVFISEKEPLDTWLQNLQTQVVLMRQFEHSSLSDIQGWSDVPRGQPLFESLLAFENFPVDTSLKAGDFGLNVPECSFFETTHYPLTLVVVPGNELSLKLSYNADRFDTVAMELLLKQFCDLLINMANNAQEPLQSLSLNAQLIPKLDREEETPKPILKSRVTLKEKFAKIVNQYPQRTALTFENQNLTYQEIDTQSNRIAHYLKRQGIGAEKRVVICLERSPELIIAMLAVVKAGGVYVPVDPAYPRERIEFTVSDCEAKLILTTTAIRSHLPESQIKICLDEEDAPFLTESTEPLSETLDPNSGAYIIYTSGSTGQPKGVLITQHNLIRLFQSTEHWFAFNEQDVWTFFHSFAFDFSVWEIWGALLYGGRIAIVPHCISRNPQSFLQLLQQEQVTVLNQTPSAFAQLLACRSLSDKLSKLRYIIFGGEALNLPSLRPWFEHFGENQTRLVNMYGITETTVHVTYRLITKQDIDNSSGSLIGQPIPDLDLYILDPYGNPLPPGVIGEIYIGGAGVASGYINRPELTAQRFVKDCFADLSVNSDSHLYRSGDLGRFLPNGDLEYLGRIDNQIKIRGFRIEIGEIEAAICQFSEVREALVLTNSDTETEEKYLIAYIVCYPEKQPSIETLRKYLQTKLPEFMIPAQFVYLEKFPLTHNGKVDRKALPKPETKRENLEVSFIPPATPIEEILADIWQQVLGVEQVSRFDNYFVLGGDSIRSIRVVSLAQSQGINLKLEQIFSYPVLSDLAARVTQSDVVENIDDTPFALISTADQEKLLDWADNAYPLAKLQTGMLFHSEYSEASTTYHDVFSFRIRIPFDIKNWEKAYTQIVARHRVLRTAFYLAEFSQPLQVVVKQVPAKVGFEDITHLSTTAQDTYIKSFIDQERKNRFDYKLAPLMRFHIHLLDKNVMQATLTLHHAIADGWSLANLLTELTSSYLHLTNKNVPPLPPAPQLEYSRFIALEQQALKDDKQREFWQQQIAGLPFTQLPRLHETNSSESKPKTGKIDIILPDSLSQRVKNLAHQLGVPLRTVLLALHLHILAVFSGEEEVVTGLVSNSRPTEIDSDRVLGLFLNTLPLRLKLPSGSWIDLIQKTWRAEQALMPNRHFPASELQRLNGNQPFYETSFNFVHFHVYEGLLKWREVELIQSESLDETNIPFAVSWSEEVATVSLALNITYNTGQFSDRQITTIAHHYQHSLEALTADPHAHRLIYENHEQLCADIPYSPPPSQWVHEKIAQQAAKTPDATAVIFEGDSWTYAQLNQKANQLARFLLSCGIGLDKAVGICLKPSLEMICALLAVLKVGGCYVPIDPQYPLARIQRMLQDAEISLLLSHSDLQIPDLAESGSQVLFLNHCTEEINQHPSEDLNLPIWGENLAYIIFTSGSTGHPKSIAISHQALACHINWFIDTFSVSPHDIIFQKTSLSFDASVDELWAPLMVGAKLLIGKQGAHQDPGYLVQKIKSEEVTLLVVVPSLLEVLLGEPEFAECSSLRLMFSGGEALKTRVWEQFYKLLGIPLVNIYGPAETTVESVYHTCRDREKTATIPIGQPVKNTRLYILNSHLQPVPIGTPGELFIAGYQLARGYWRAPRITAENFLPDPFTENAGCRMYRTGDRARYLPDGNIEFLGRADQQVKVRGFRIETGEIVAALEKQPWVTCAVVKAFSLPDEPSRLIAYLELKETPANWQKKLRLELAQNLPNYMIPSLFIKISNWLLLPNGKIDINSLPHPEAKDAAIREEYVAPQNEIESVLTNLWEQVLQVSSIGVSDNFFELGGDSIMGLQIIAKARDKGFYFSPQDLFKYPQVAALASQVKILNHRSIATLPKIEAGEVPLTPIQNWFFQQSLLVPGHWNQSILLNIKPEFESSQFHTALTQIAKTHPAFHLRFRHTETGWVQELAKDNHPLNFDIVDLTHIPEKELSEKLPPIATQFQSQLNLERGPLFRAVYFKTEENAPDKLLLIIHHLIVDGVSWRIILRDLAYCILHNPEEIAAKSVSFPQWSYYLQHQTQDYDWEQELNFWKTQSVDNPTLPIDFPKNILDNKESSIGQIECHFTKEETDTLLLKLPRTHKARIQEVLLTALLFAVTEWTGDREITIALESHGRETLTNQKTSSVVDISDTIGWFTSLFPCKLEKIDSDIFKNLAAIQKHLENLLNHSFSYGILSTKPEYSFLLPPIPQSILFNYLGQFDETISKSAPFTPAVEEVGYSRHPENQRSVPLELTGLIVHEKLEIRFVYSQALHQEGTIRRLADSFDKHLHHLLAERPTQQSSWTPEDFPLAKLNSEQLIIALAKTNDVEDIYPLSSVQEGILFHTNYQSGTDVYLQQVSGEIQGKLDVEKFKTAWESCINRYPNLRASFVWQDLPRSLQRIHHSVNLPFIYEDWREHSTDEQVKKWSVLLATDRQQGLLTEIAPLMRMTLVRTEAESWLFCWTHHHLLLDGWSLPLVFRDVIAFYQADKSDRDLNLSKPADYRDFIVWLNQKESGTTEAFWRQQLNGLSSATSFGLASRKPNAVAEYQTLQTTLKKEVYTQLKAYAQKNQVTLNTLVQAAWSLLLSKYSGADEVIYGVTVSGRPTELSGFTEMVGLFINTLPLHIKLNSAKPLQDWLIEIRDSLAAINEYSFTPLVDIQAWSQIKRGEPLFESIVVYENYPVSEGLRQHSGELTIHSIESLEKNHYPISLYALPGDDLTLKIAFQPQIGSATERENLLSHLTQILTSIAIEKPQFLGEINLLSKAAVDESNQSIFQRPIGLIHQLFSQQVQKTPEAIAIDPDITYIEIEHQSNQIARTLLQLNVTRETLVAVFLEREASLPIALLGIMKAGAAYLPLDATFPSDTPNGTLGDRISWMLADSGASVIVTQEKIADQLPKTSATMVFLDKLSPQPDTPLPVLSENNHLAYLIYTSGSTGKPKGVQIQHESVVNFLLSFQEKLQLTDGDTLVAVTTVSFDIAGLELFLPLISGARLVIADKETTRDGFKLAQLLQARQATIMQATPTTWRLLLAAGWQPDNGFRILCGGEALPIELAESLLKFQIHLWNVYGPTETTIWSTIKEIKKQEDALSIGKAIANTSIYILDSAGNPVPEGIVGELLIGGIGLARGYRHRPDITAEKFIPNPFAVNPGERLYRTGDLARWLPNGEIEFLGRRDFQVKIRGFRIELGEIETVLESHPVIAQAIVQAIDDTDAGKKLVGYLVIKTEAEKPTIEALQSYLLANLPDYMLPSAWVFLEAMPLTPNNKVDRRSLPSPNQSTFQNEYIAPRNTVEEVLTYIWQEILQVDQVGVMDNFFHLGGHSLRAAQIHARIKKIFLINLELRELFDTVTIAKMAELLLARELQPGRTEKIAKTFLRLKQMTPEEKAKLLQEKQMSRTTICTSELKQKQREET comes from the coding sequence ATGCCATTAAAAGCTCAAATCGAAGACATTTTCCCCCTAACTCCATTACAAAAAGGACTATTATTCCATTCACTTTATGAACCAGAATCAGGTATATATTTCGAGCAATTTCATTGCCGATTAGAAGGTGATGTCTCTGTTAGTGCTGTTCGCCAAGCATGGCAAACTCTCGTCAACCGTCATCCTATTTTACGGACGGCAATTATTACCAAAGGTCAAACAGAACCAGTACAAGTTGTCTTTCGTGAACTGGTATTTAATATTTTAGAAGAAGATTGGCGTGGTTTAAATAACTCTGCCCAAGCAACCCGCTTCACAGAATTTCTAGAAGCAGACAGAAGAAAGGGATTTATTCTTAATCGTCCGCCTTTAATGCGAGTTACCTTAATTCGTCTAGCTCAAGATTCTTGGCATTTAGTATGGAGTCACCATCATTTAATTTTAGATGGTTGGTCTTGGCCCTTGCTGTTACGCGAATTCTTAATGTTGCATAAAGCGAAGAGAGAAAATGTAGAAATCTCCCTACCAAATATCCGCCCTTACGGTGATTTTCTGGCTTGGCTCAAACAAAAAAATCCCCAGGATAGCGAAGCTTTTTGGCATCAATATATGGATGGATTTGAAAGTGCGACTCCGCTTTTAATGATATCTAAAACCAAGCCAGAAGGTGCTTTTCTTAAAGGAGAAATAAAACAACTATTGGCTTCAGAAGTAACAGAGTTATTGCAAAAATTAGCTCAAAATTGTCGGATCACTCTCAATACTGTGATTCAGGGGGCTTGGGCGATACTGCTAAACCGCTATAGCCGTAATCAAGACCTAGTTTATGGAATTACAGTAGCAGGACGACCCCCGGAATTACCAGGAGTAGAAGGGATGATCGGCCCCTTCATAAACACCTTACCATTGCGTGTTTTTATCTCCGAAAAAGAACCCCTTGATACTTGGTTACAAAACCTGCAAACACAGGTGGTTTTAATGCGTCAGTTTGAACACTCTAGCCTTTCAGATATTCAAGGATGGAGTGATGTGCCTAGAGGTCAGCCATTGTTTGAAAGTCTGCTGGCTTTTGAGAATTTTCCTGTTGATACATCGTTAAAAGCAGGAGACTTTGGCCTGAATGTGCCAGAGTGTTCTTTTTTTGAAACGACTCATTATCCATTAACTTTGGTAGTAGTACCGGGGAATGAATTATCTCTGAAATTAAGTTATAATGCCGATCGCTTTGATACGGTAGCTATGGAATTGCTGCTAAAGCAATTCTGTGATTTGCTCATTAATATGGCAAATAACGCTCAAGAACCTTTGCAGTCTTTATCTTTAAATGCTCAACTTATTCCAAAATTAGATCGGGAAGAAGAAACTCCAAAACCGATTTTAAAGAGTAGAGTAACCCTCAAAGAAAAATTTGCAAAAATCGTTAATCAATACCCTCAACGCACTGCACTCACGTTTGAAAATCAAAATTTGACATATCAAGAAATAGACACACAATCTAATCGCATTGCTCATTATCTCAAAAGGCAAGGTATTGGTGCAGAAAAACGGGTTGTGATTTGTTTGGAACGTTCTCCAGAATTAATTATTGCTATGCTGGCTGTTGTCAAAGCAGGAGGCGTATACGTTCCTGTTGACCCAGCTTATCCCCGTGAAAGAATTGAATTTACTGTTAGTGACTGTGAAGCAAAACTCATTCTCACCACAACCGCAATCCGTTCCCACCTACCAGAATCTCAGATCAAAATTTGTTTAGATGAGGAAGATGCACCTTTCTTAACAGAAAGCACTGAGCCTTTGTCAGAAACTCTTGATCCAAACTCAGGGGCTTATATCATATACACATCTGGTTCCACAGGACAACCCAAAGGCGTACTGATCACGCAACACAACCTTATCCGGCTGTTTCAGAGTACAGAACATTGGTTTGCTTTCAATGAGCAAGATGTTTGGACATTTTTTCATTCCTTTGCTTTTGACTTTTCTGTGTGGGAAATTTGGGGTGCTCTACTTTATGGTGGCAGAATAGCGATCGTTCCTCATTGTATCAGCCGTAATCCCCAAAGCTTTCTCCAACTCCTCCAACAAGAGCAAGTGACAGTTTTGAATCAAACACCCTCAGCCTTCGCTCAATTACTTGCCTGTAGAAGTCTTAGTGACAAATTATCTAAGTTACGCTACATTATCTTCGGTGGTGAAGCCTTAAACCTCCCAAGTTTGCGCCCTTGGTTTGAGCATTTCGGGGAAAATCAAACCCGCTTGGTGAATATGTACGGGATTACAGAAACCACCGTTCATGTCACCTACAGATTAATTACTAAACAAGATATAGACAACTCATCTGGTAGTTTAATTGGTCAACCTATACCAGACTTAGATCTCTATATCCTTGACCCTTATGGTAATCCCTTACCACCCGGAGTTATTGGTGAAATTTACATTGGCGGCGCAGGAGTTGCTAGTGGCTATATTAACCGACCAGAACTGACTGCTCAACGGTTTGTTAAGGACTGTTTTGCTGATTTATCAGTTAATTCAGATTCCCACTTGTATCGCAGTGGTGATTTAGGTCGCTTTCTGCCTAACGGTGATTTAGAATATTTAGGACGCATAGACAATCAAATAAAAATTCGTGGTTTCCGAATTGAAATCGGTGAAATCGAAGCTGCGATTTGCCAGTTCTCGGAAGTGCGTGAAGCTCTAGTTTTAACGAACTCCGACACTGAAACTGAGGAAAAATATTTAATTGCTTATATAGTTTGTTACCCAGAAAAGCAACCCAGCATCGAAACTCTACGAAAATACTTACAAACCAAACTGCCTGAATTCATGATACCAGCGCAGTTTGTCTACCTCGAAAAATTCCCACTAACTCATAACGGTAAAGTTGATAGAAAAGCTTTACCAAAACCAGAAACTAAGAGAGAAAATCTCGAAGTTTCTTTTATTCCTCCTGCTACACCTATTGAGGAAATTTTAGCGGATATCTGGCAACAAGTCTTAGGTGTAGAACAGGTCAGCAGATTTGATAATTATTTTGTCTTAGGCGGCGATTCTATCCGAAGTATTCGTGTTGTTTCTCTTGCCCAATCTCAAGGAATCAACCTAAAGCTAGAGCAAATTTTTTCTTATCCTGTGCTATCAGATTTAGCTGCTAGAGTGACTCAATCTGATGTGGTAGAAAATATAGATGACACACCCTTTGCTTTGATTTCAACAGCAGACCAAGAAAAATTGCTAGATTGGGCTGATAATGCTTATCCCTTAGCAAAACTGCAAACTGGGATGCTCTTTCATAGTGAATATTCAGAAGCTTCGACGACCTACCATGATGTTTTTAGCTTCCGCATTCGCATCCCCTTTGACATCAAAAATTGGGAAAAAGCATACACCCAAATAGTTGCTAGACATCGGGTATTACGGACAGCATTTTATTTAGCTGAATTTAGTCAACCCCTGCAAGTTGTTGTTAAACAAGTACCTGCAAAAGTTGGGTTTGAGGATATAACTCATTTATCAACAACAGCGCAGGATACTTATATTAAAAGTTTTATTGACCAAGAAAGAAAGAATCGCTTTGATTACAAACTTGCACCGTTAATGCGGTTTCATATTCATTTGCTTGATAAAAATGTGATGCAAGCAACTTTAACATTGCATCACGCGATCGCAGATGGATGGAGTTTAGCCAACCTCTTAACAGAATTAACAAGCTCATATCTCCATTTAACGAACAAAAATGTACCCCCCTTACCCCCCGCACCCCAATTAGAATATTCTCGGTTTATTGCTTTAGAACAACAAGCATTAAAAGACGACAAACAAAGAGAATTTTGGCAACAACAAATAGCAGGACTTCCCTTCACTCAACTACCCCGTCTGCATGAGACAAATTCATCAGAATCAAAACCAAAGACAGGGAAAATTGACATCATCTTACCAGATTCCCTTTCCCAAAGAGTAAAAAACCTCGCTCATCAATTGGGCGTACCTTTAAGAACTGTGTTATTGGCGCTCCATCTGCATATTCTGGCTGTTTTTTCAGGAGAAGAAGAAGTTGTTACAGGATTAGTCAGTAACAGCAGACCTACAGAAATTGATAGCGATCGCGTTTTAGGATTATTCCTCAATACATTGCCATTGCGTTTAAAATTACCTTCGGGGTCTTGGATTGACTTGATTCAAAAAACTTGGCGTGCTGAACAAGCATTAATGCCAAATCGTCATTTTCCTGCTTCAGAACTGCAAAGATTAAATGGGAATCAACCTTTCTATGAAACCTCTTTCAATTTTGTTCACTTCCATGTCTATGAAGGACTATTAAAATGGCGAGAAGTTGAACTGATTCAATCAGAATCTTTAGATGAAACAAATATTCCCTTTGCTGTTAGTTGGAGTGAGGAAGTCGCTACCGTTAGCCTAGCTTTAAATATCACATACAACACAGGGCAATTTAGCGATCGGCAAATCACCACCATCGCTCACCATTATCAACATAGCCTAGAAGCCTTAACCGCCGATCCTCACGCTCATCGCCTCATTTATGAGAATCATGAGCAGCTATGCGCCGATATTCCATATTCTCCCCCGCCTAGTCAATGGGTACATGAAAAAATTGCCCAACAAGCTGCCAAAACTCCAGATGCAACAGCAGTCATTTTTGAAGGTGACAGTTGGACTTATGCACAGTTAAATCAAAAAGCGAATCAGTTAGCCCGATTTTTGCTGAGTTGCGGTATTGGTCTAGATAAAGCGGTGGGTATTTGTCTAAAACCATCTTTAGAAATGATTTGTGCTTTACTTGCAGTCCTCAAAGTTGGCGGCTGTTATGTGCCGATCGATCCACAATATCCCCTTGCTCGCATTCAAAGAATGCTCCAAGATGCAGAAATCAGCCTTTTATTAAGCCACTCAGACTTACAAATCCCTGACCTAGCAGAAAGCGGGAGTCAAGTCCTTTTCCTTAATCACTGCACAGAAGAAATTAATCAACACCCTTCTGAAGACCTAAACCTGCCAATTTGGGGTGAAAATCTTGCTTATATTATTTTTACATCCGGCTCCACAGGACATCCCAAAAGCATAGCAATTTCCCATCAAGCATTAGCGTGTCATATAAACTGGTTTATTGACACTTTCAGTGTTAGTCCTCATGACATTATTTTTCAGAAAACTTCCCTTAGCTTTGACGCTTCCGTAGATGAACTTTGGGCACCTCTAATGGTTGGAGCAAAACTCTTAATTGGCAAACAAGGCGCACATCAAGACCCTGGCTATCTTGTGCAAAAGATAAAGAGTGAAGAAGTAACTTTGCTAGTTGTTGTACCGAGTTTATTAGAGGTGTTACTTGGGGAACCCGAATTTGCAGAATGCTCTAGTCTCCGTTTAATGTTTAGTGGTGGTGAAGCTCTAAAAACGAGAGTTTGGGAACAATTTTATAAGCTATTAGGGATTCCCTTAGTGAATATTTACGGCCCAGCAGAAACAACCGTTGAGTCAGTCTATCACACTTGCCGAGACAGGGAAAAAACAGCGACAATTCCCATCGGTCAACCAGTCAAAAATACGAGACTTTATATTCTCAACTCCCACTTACAACCCGTACCTATTGGCACCCCTGGAGAATTATTTATCGCAGGTTATCAGCTTGCTCGCGGTTACTGGAGGGCACCTCGAATAACCGCAGAAAACTTTTTACCAGACCCGTTTACAGAAAACGCAGGTTGCAGGATGTACCGAACAGGCGATCGCGCTCGTTATTTACCAGATGGAAACATTGAATTTCTCGGACGCGCCGACCAACAAGTTAAAGTCCGAGGATTCCGCATAGAAACTGGCGAAATAGTCGCAGCATTAGAAAAACAACCTTGGGTAACTTGCGCCGTTGTTAAAGCATTTTCTCTCCCCGACGAACCAAGCCGTCTCATTGCTTATTTAGAACTAAAAGAAACCCCAGCAAATTGGCAGAAAAAACTGCGGTTGGAGTTAGCCCAGAATCTGCCCAATTACATGATTCCTTCCCTCTTTATCAAGATTTCAAATTGGCTATTATTACCAAATGGTAAAATTGATATTAACTCTCTCCCTCATCCAGAAGCAAAAGATGCAGCTATTCGGGAGGAATATGTTGCTCCACAAAATGAAATTGAAAGTGTTTTAACCAATCTTTGGGAACAAGTATTACAAGTTTCTAGTATTGGTGTTAGTGATAACTTTTTTGAATTAGGCGGCGACTCAATTATGGGGTTACAAATTATTGCTAAAGCGAGAGATAAAGGTTTTTACTTTAGTCCCCAAGATTTGTTTAAATACCCCCAAGTTGCTGCATTGGCATCTCAAGTTAAGATATTAAATCATCGATCGATCGCAACATTGCCAAAAATTGAAGCAGGTGAAGTTCCTTTAACCCCAATCCAAAATTGGTTTTTTCAACAATCCCTCTTGGTTCCCGGACACTGGAATCAATCAATTCTATTAAATATCAAACCTGAGTTTGAATCATCGCAATTCCACACAGCTTTAACTCAAATTGCTAAAACTCACCCAGCTTTCCATCTACGATTTCGTCACACTGAAACTGGCTGGGTACAGGAATTAGCTAAAGATAATCATCCACTCAATTTTGATATCGTTGACCTTACACATATTCCCGAAAAAGAGTTATCCGAAAAACTGCCACCTATAGCCACTCAATTTCAAAGTCAACTTAATTTAGAAAGAGGGCCTCTGTTCCGTGCAGTCTATTTCAAAACAGAAGAAAACGCCCCTGACAAATTATTACTGATTATTCACCACCTGATTGTTGACGGTGTTTCTTGGCGGATTATTTTGCGAGATTTAGCATACTGTATTTTACATAACCCAGAGGAAATTGCTGCCAAGAGTGTGAGTTTTCCCCAGTGGAGTTATTATCTCCAGCATCAGACTCAAGATTATGATTGGGAGCAAGAACTTAATTTCTGGAAAACTCAAAGTGTAGATAATCCAACTTTACCGATCGACTTTCCTAAAAACATTTTAGATAACAAAGAAAGTTCGATCGGGCAAATTGAGTGTCATTTCACCAAAGAAGAAACCGACACTCTTTTATTGAAACTACCTCGTACCCACAAAGCACGCATACAGGAAGTTTTACTCACCGCCCTATTATTCGCCGTGACAGAATGGACAGGAGATCGGGAAATTACGATCGCCCTTGAAAGTCATGGAAGAGAAACTTTAACTAACCAGAAAACTTCCTCCGTTGTGGATATCTCTGATACTATAGGTTGGTTTACTTCACTATTCCCTTGCAAATTAGAAAAAATAGATAGTGATATTTTCAAAAATCTAGCAGCCATTCAAAAACACCTAGAGAACTTGCTGAATCACAGTTTTTCCTATGGAATTCTCAGCACAAAACCAGAATATTCCTTCCTGCTACCGCCAATTCCTCAAAGTATTTTGTTTAACTATTTGGGTCAGTTTGATGAAACTATCTCGAAATCAGCCCCCTTCACACCAGCAGTTGAAGAAGTTGGTTATTCTCGCCACCCAGAAAACCAACGCAGTGTTCCCCTAGAATTAACAGGATTGATCGTTCATGAAAAATTAGAGATCCGGTTTGTCTACAGCCAAGCATTACATCAAGAAGGAACGATTCGCCGTTTAGCAGATAGTTTTGATAAACATTTACATCATTTATTAGCAGAACGTCCCACACAACAATCTAGTTGGACTCCTGAAGATTTTCCCCTAGCAAAACTCAACTCAGAACAACTAATTATTGCCTTAGCAAAAACGAATGATGTTGAAGATATTTATCCTTTATCTTCAGTTCAAGAGGGAATACTTTTTCATACCAACTATCAATCTGGCACCGATGTTTATCTGCAACAGGTCAGTGGAGAAATTCAGGGTAAGTTAGATGTAGAAAAGTTTAAAACAGCTTGGGAATCTTGTATTAATCGTTATCCTAACTTACGTGCTTCCTTTGTTTGGCAAGATTTACCGCGATCGTTGCAACGAATACACCACTCGGTCAATTTACCTTTTATCTACGAAGACTGGCGCGAACACAGCACTGATGAACAAGTCAAAAAATGGTCGGTTTTATTAGCCACAGACCGCCAACAAGGTTTATTAACAGAAATAGCGCCATTGATGCGTATGACTTTAGTGAGAACTGAAGCAGAAAGTTGGCTATTCTGTTGGACTCATCATCATTTACTTTTAGATGGTTGGTCACTACCCCTAGTTTTCCGTGATGTCATTGCTTTTTATCAAGCGGATAAGAGCGATCGAGACTTGAACTTATCTAAACCTGCTGACTACCGCGATTTTATTGTTTGGTTAAATCAAAAAGAATCAGGAACAACTGAAGCCTTTTGGCGACAACAATTAAACGGATTATCCTCAGCAACAAGTTTTGGATTGGCATCACGAAAACCCAATGCTGTTGCTGAATATCAAACCTTACAAACAACTCTTAAAAAGGAAGTTTATACCCAACTCAAGGCTTATGCTCAAAAGAATCAAGTCACATTAAATACTTTGGTGCAAGCTGCTTGGAGTCTTTTGTTAAGTAAGTATAGCGGTGCTGATGAAGTCATTTATGGTGTTACTGTTTCAGGACGACCAACCGAATTATCAGGATTTACTGAGATGGTAGGTTTGTTTATTAATACCCTGCCTTTACATATCAAATTAAATTCAGCAAAACCTTTGCAAGATTGGCTCATAGAAATTCGTGACAGTTTAGCAGCAATCAATGAATATTCCTTCACTCCCTTAGTAGATATTCAAGCATGGAGTCAAATCAAGAGAGGAGAACCATTGTTTGAATCAATTGTCGTATATGAAAATTACCCAGTGTCAGAAGGTCTACGGCAACATTCAGGAGAATTGACGATTCATTCAATTGAATCTTTGGAAAAGAATCACTATCCTATTAGTCTTTACGCTTTACCAGGGGATGATTTAACTCTAAAAATTGCTTTTCAACCGCAGATTGGCAGTGCAACAGAACGAGAAAATCTCTTATCCCATTTAACGCAGATATTGACCAGTATTGCCATAGAAAAACCACAATTTCTGGGTGAAATTAACTTGTTATCGAAAGCAGCTGTAGATGAAAGCAATCAGTCTATTTTCCAACGCCCGATCGGATTAATACATCAACTCTTCAGCCAACAAGTTCAAAAGACACCCGAAGCGATCGCCATAGATCCTGACATAACTTACATAGAAATAGAGCATCAATCTAACCAAATTGCTCGCACACTCTTGCAACTAAATGTGACAAGGGAAACCTTAGTAGCAGTTTTTCTGGAACGTGAGGCAAGTTTGCCAATAGCACTGTTAGGAATTATGAAAGCAGGAGCCGCATACCTCCCTCTTGACGCAACCTTCCCTAGCGATACGCCTAACGGCACACTTGGCGATCGCATCTCTTGGATGCTTGCAGACAGTGGAGCATCTGTGATCGTTACCCAAGAGAAAATAGCCGATCAATTACCAAAAACCTCAGCAACAATGGTATTCCTAGATAAGCTATCTCCACAACCAGATACACCATTACCTGTGCTTTCTGAGAACAATCATTTAGCTTATCTCATCTATACATCTGGTTCCACTGGAAAACCCAAAGGAGTGCAAATTCAGCATGAATCCGTAGTTAATTTCCTCCTCAGTTTCCAAGAAAAACTACAACTAACCGATGGCGATACCTTAGTAGCAGTCACAACAGTTTCCTTCGACATTGCTGGCCTAGAATTGTTCTTACCACTCATAAGTGGTGCGAGATTAGTCATAGCTGATAAAGAAACCACCAGAGACGGCTTTAAATTAGCCCAACTCCTCCAAGCCAGACAAGCCACCATCATGCAAGCCACCCCAACCACCTGGAGACTGCTATTAGCAGCAGGTTGGCAGCCAGACAATGGTTTTCGTATTCTTTGTGGTGGGGAAGCTCTGCCAATAGAACTAGCTGAATCTCTGCTCAAATTTCAAATTCATCTGTGGAATGTTTATGGACCAACCGAAACCACAATTTGGTCTACTATCAAGGAAATTAAGAAACAAGAAGATGCACTTTCTATAGGTAAAGCAATTGCCAACACCTCAATTTATATTTTAGACAGCGCCGGAAATCCCGTCCCCGAAGGAATTGTTGGAGAATTGTTGATTGGAGGAATAGGATTAGCACGAGGCTATCGCCACAGACCAGATATCACAGCAGAAAAATTTATTCCCAATCCCTTTGCAGTCAATCCAGGCGAGCGACTGTATCGCACTGGAGATTTAGCACGTTGGCTACCAAATGGTGAAATAGAGTTTTTGGGACGCAGAGATTTTCAGGTCAAAATACGTGGTTTTCGGATCGAACTGGGGGAAATCGAAACAGTTTTAGAAAGTCATCCAGTTATTGCTCAAGCCATTGTCCAAGCTATTGACGATACTGACGCAGGTAAAAAGCTTGTTGGCTACTTGGTGATCAAAACCGAAGCTGAAAAACCGACCATAGAAGCTCTACAATCTTATCTATTGGCAAATCTGCCAGATTATATGTTGCCTTCAGCTTGGGTATTTCTTGAAGCAATGCCTCTGACACCTAATAATAAGGTCGATCGGCGATCGCTACCATCACCAAATCAGTCTACTTTTCAAAATGAATACATAGCACCAAGAAATACTGTTGAAGAAGTATTAACTTATATTTGGCAAGAAATTCTGCAAGTTGATCAAGTTGGAGTCATGGACAACTTTTTCCACCTTGGCGGGCATTCTCTCCGAGCCGCTCAAATTCATGCTCGTATTAAAAAAATCTTCTTGATTAATTTAGAATTACGTGAACTTTTTGACACCGTGACAATTGCAAAAATGGCAGAACTTTTACTCGCACGAGAACTCCAACCTGGACGTACTGAAAAAATAGCTAAGACATTTTTACGCCTCAAGCAAATGACACCAGAAGAAAAAGCCAAACTCCTCCAAGAAAAGCAGATGTCGCGGACTACGATATGTACAAGTGAACTAAAGCAGAAACAAAGAGAAGAGACTTAA